A portion of the Mesobacillus boroniphilus genome contains these proteins:
- a CDS encoding phosphotransferase, translated as MEHLIKLLEAINKNNNVSQKKLSDLNDISIGKVNYLIQEMLEKGLIYNEKKGRNMNYFLTPKGIEYLQQQIGSYQDKKVNIHYTDVKKEITQAVILAGGLRKDFNCPAGMLKVEDKELIKRNIEILQEIGITKFVIVTGYMKDAFRELEDFANITFVENKRYKWTGSMASLACAFEHITDDFLLLEDDLLIEERAIKELAASPLRDCVLITNESGSGDEAFVEIRNGFLYKVSKDIHQFNRIDGEMIGASKLSLDVFHMMVRDYEQHNRNPYMNYEYMLLDISRNFNIGYLKLFNIVWAEADSQEQFYDIKQKIFPMLKRKEAEFRENQIKGYLSAALGIEPDEVTGIQAFGGMTNKNYKVTIGDKEYVLRVPGNGTEKMISRSEEKVNSSLASELGIDTELLYFNDETGIKVSELIPNAETLNSKTAKREDYMTLTAGILNKLHHSGIKMANTFNVFEKIEEYELLLKEVNGSTYSGYEEVKSQVMKLKQQFDAMVFDFVPCHNDTVPENFVKSGEEGIYLIDWEYGGMNDPMWDIAAHSLECNFSSEEEELFLTIYLDQELIPGEIKKRILMNKIYQDLLWSVWTNIKEAKGDDFGNYGIDRFNRVKENLTNPLLTEKTYELKK; from the coding sequence ATGGAACACCTGATTAAATTACTAGAAGCGATAAATAAAAATAATAATGTCAGCCAGAAAAAGCTTTCTGACTTAAATGATATATCAATTGGCAAAGTGAATTATCTGATTCAGGAAATGCTGGAAAAGGGACTTATTTATAATGAGAAAAAGGGAAGGAACATGAATTATTTCCTTACTCCTAAAGGAATTGAATATCTTCAGCAGCAGATTGGGAGCTATCAGGATAAAAAAGTGAATATCCATTATACTGATGTTAAGAAGGAGATTACACAGGCGGTCATTCTTGCAGGCGGATTAAGGAAAGATTTTAATTGTCCAGCTGGAATGCTGAAGGTTGAAGATAAAGAACTGATCAAGCGCAATATTGAAATTTTGCAGGAGATTGGGATAACGAAGTTTGTTATAGTGACTGGCTATATGAAAGATGCTTTTCGTGAACTAGAAGATTTCGCAAACATAACTTTTGTTGAAAACAAAAGATATAAATGGACAGGATCTATGGCATCGCTGGCCTGCGCATTTGAACACATTACGGATGATTTTTTGCTGCTTGAGGACGACCTTTTGATCGAGGAAAGGGCTATTAAAGAACTTGCAGCTAGTCCTTTAAGGGATTGCGTCCTGATTACAAATGAAAGCGGATCGGGTGATGAGGCATTTGTAGAAATCAGGAACGGATTTTTATATAAGGTGTCAAAAGATATCCATCAGTTCAACCGGATTGATGGTGAAATGATCGGGGCAAGCAAGCTTAGTTTGGATGTATTCCACATGATGGTGAGGGACTATGAACAGCACAACCGGAACCCATACATGAATTATGAATATATGCTTCTCGATATAAGCCGGAATTTCAATATTGGCTATTTGAAACTTTTCAATATAGTGTGGGCAGAAGCTGATTCACAAGAACAATTCTATGATATTAAACAAAAGATTTTCCCTATGTTAAAAAGAAAAGAAGCAGAGTTCCGGGAAAACCAAATTAAAGGATATCTTTCTGCCGCATTAGGCATCGAACCTGATGAAGTCACAGGAATCCAGGCATTTGGCGGGATGACGAATAAAAATTATAAAGTCACAATTGGCGACAAGGAGTACGTATTGAGGGTACCGGGAAATGGTACCGAGAAGATGATAAGCCGCAGCGAAGAAAAGGTTAATTCTTCATTGGCGAGTGAATTGGGAATCGATACAGAGCTTCTTTATTTTAATGATGAAACTGGAATTAAGGTTTCGGAATTGATCCCGAATGCTGAAACGCTGAACAGCAAGACTGCCAAACGAGAAGATTATATGACCTTGACTGCCGGAATACTTAATAAACTCCATCATTCCGGAATCAAAATGGCAAACACCTTCAATGTCTTTGAAAAAATAGAAGAGTATGAGCTGCTTTTAAAAGAAGTAAACGGCAGCACCTACAGTGGCTATGAAGAAGTGAAAAGCCAGGTAATGAAATTGAAACAACAGTTTGATGCAATGGTTTTTGATTTTGTACCTTGCCACAATGATACGGTACCTGAAAACTTCGTGAAAAGTGGAGAAGAAGGAATCTATTTAATTGACTGGGAATATGGAGGCATGAATGACCCAATGTGGGATATAGCTGCCCATTCTCTCGAATGTAATTTTTCTTCTGAAGAGGAGGAGCTGTTTTTAACCATTTATTTAGACCAGGAACTAATCCCTGGCGAAATAAAAAAAAGAATCCTAATGAATAAGATTTATCAGGATTTGTTGTGGAGCGTCTGGACGAATATAAAGGAAGCAAAAGGCGATGATTTCGGAAACTACGGCATAGATCGATTTAACAGGGTAAAGGAAAATCTGACAAATCCACTATTAACGGAGAAAACCTATGAACTTAAAAAGTAA
- a CDS encoding M14 family zinc carboxypeptidase produces MRKIAAISLSFMLAFPSIAGAVTLEGISADGTVSGQSASESNEKTAEETAPSIQDSGNETGIPESSGGETLDTGEGTTDPVEGETPNPGEGTTDPVEGETPDPGEGTADPVEGETDPVEEPAEPETPAEPVEGAPSDEPVDGETPEEPVGENPAEEETPEEPEAKNGWSLEDGQWFYYVEDELARGWILDNGKWYYLNPENGVMVTGWISYGGKRYYLDRSGAMAVGWLHLGGKRYYMDSTGAMVTEKWILDGGKWYYLGKYGVMHKGWLLYGKHWYYLESTGAMKTGWLYYDSSWFYLMPKTGMMARGWFMDSQKWYYAYSYGNLAQNTIVEGRYRVGQSGVWLPEIVNPRQTYTYERMVADINSLKKHYPYLITTEVIGKSVDGRDLHAIKVGNGSKEIFINGSHHAREHMTTNLLMEMIDEYSKSYADGTTFSGYNTRKLLNNVSIWFVPMVNPDGVTLVQKGHLSAKNPNYVLMLNNNSRDFSSWKANIRGVDLNRQYPADWATIANNTGKPSPQNYKGTKPLSEPEALAVYEFTKRHQFKTGVAYHSSGQILYWYFKQAGSIYNRDYLLALKYSSMTGYSLVKPVTNPSGGGFTDWFIQDMKMPGFTPEISPFTYGKPVPLSNYDRIWSENKAAGLMLAEDASRR; encoded by the coding sequence TTGAGAAAGATTGCTGCAATAAGTTTAAGCTTCATGCTTGCTTTTCCATCCATAGCTGGAGCCGTCACCTTGGAAGGAATCAGTGCCGATGGAACAGTGAGCGGCCAAAGTGCGTCTGAAAGCAATGAAAAGACTGCGGAAGAGACAGCGCCATCAATTCAGGATTCTGGAAATGAAACTGGTATTCCTGAGTCTTCGGGTGGAGAAACGCTGGATACTGGTGAAGGGACAACAGACCCTGTAGAAGGAGAAACGCCAAATCCTGGTGAGGGGACAACAGATCCAGTAGAAGGAGAAACGCCAGACCCTGGTGAAGGGACTGCAGATCCAGTAGAAGGAGAAACAGATCCAGTAGAAGAACCTGCTGAACCAGAGACTCCAGCAGAACCTGTTGAGGGAGCTCCTTCGGACGAGCCGGTTGATGGTGAAACTCCAGAGGAACCAGTTGGAGAGAATCCTGCTGAAGAGGAAACTCCAGAGGAGCCAGAAGCGAAGAATGGCTGGTCACTGGAGGATGGACAATGGTTTTATTATGTGGAAGATGAATTAGCCAGGGGCTGGATTCTTGATAACGGTAAATGGTATTACCTAAACCCTGAAAATGGCGTCATGGTTACCGGCTGGATTTCCTATGGAGGAAAGCGCTACTACCTGGACCGCAGCGGAGCAATGGCGGTCGGCTGGTTACATTTAGGCGGCAAAAGGTACTATATGGATTCGACCGGCGCCATGGTGACAGAAAAATGGATCCTGGATGGCGGCAAGTGGTACTACTTAGGTAAGTACGGCGTCATGCACAAAGGCTGGCTGCTGTATGGGAAGCACTGGTATTATCTCGAGTCAACAGGCGCGATGAAAACAGGATGGCTCTATTATGACAGCTCCTGGTTCTACCTTATGCCCAAGACAGGCATGATGGCTAGAGGCTGGTTTATGGACAGCCAAAAATGGTATTATGCATATTCGTATGGAAACCTGGCACAAAACACTATTGTTGAAGGCAGGTATCGTGTAGGGCAAAGTGGTGTTTGGCTGCCAGAGATTGTAAATCCAAGACAAACCTATACATATGAGCGTATGGTTGCAGACATAAATTCATTGAAAAAACATTATCCATACCTGATCACGACTGAAGTAATCGGAAAATCGGTTGACGGCAGGGATCTGCATGCCATTAAAGTAGGAAATGGCAGCAAGGAAATTTTCATAAATGGATCCCACCATGCACGTGAGCATATGACAACGAATCTGCTGATGGAAATGATAGATGAGTATTCGAAGTCATATGCCGATGGCACGACTTTTTCGGGTTATAATACTCGCAAACTATTGAACAATGTTTCTATTTGGTTTGTGCCGATGGTCAATCCTGATGGAGTAACGCTTGTTCAAAAAGGACATTTAAGCGCAAAGAATCCAAACTATGTGTTAATGCTTAATAACAATAGCCGCGACTTTTCTTCGTGGAAAGCGAACATCCGCGGGGTGGATTTAAACCGTCAGTATCCTGCTGACTGGGCAACCATTGCCAATAACACTGGCAAGCCGTCCCCGCAAAATTATAAAGGGACTAAGCCGCTAAGCGAGCCAGAAGCTCTCGCGGTATATGAATTCACGAAAAGGCATCAGTTTAAAACGGGCGTTGCGTACCATTCATCAGGACAAATCCTTTATTGGTACTTTAAGCAGGCCGGAAGTATATACAATAGAGATTATCTTCTGGCGTTGAAATACAGCTCGATGACTGGTTATTCACTTGTGAAACCGGTAACCAATCCGAGCGGCGGCGGATTTACTGACTGGTTTATCCAGGATATGAAAATGCCTGGGTTCACTCCGGAAATTTCTCCGTTCACATACGGAAAACCTGTACCATTAAGCAACTATGACCGGATTTGGAGTGAAAATAAAGCAGCTGGCTTGATGCTCGCAGAAGACGCCAGCCGCAGATAA
- a CDS encoding S8 family serine peptidase encodes MKKRNKGRKIASSVLASALVLSSFSFPLTGASAAENAYASKIKQIEQYKVKQLKQLDEKYKKTKASLKAEDKVRVIVEVEGQTPVEYATKEGKLYKELSEDTKSSIASKLEKAQKSVKDKIKSNNIRMDHKMSFSTAFNGFSGEVTYKDIAKIEGIVGVKNVYLANEYNRPEETPDMKTSHNYIQSNQTWADANLKGEGMIVSVIDTGVDPSHKDFVLTDKSKAELSKEETDSLVTEEGLKGKFYSDKVPYGYNYYDQNQTILDLGPEASMHGMHVAGTVAANGDEATGGIKGVAPEAQVLGMKVFSNDPNYPSTWSDVYLAAIDDSIKLGADVLNMSLGSTASFYEENSAENLAITRAVDNGIVAAVSAGNSGHIGYGWDNPYHKNPDIGLVGAPGLNTDTIQVAASGNDAYLYQHTFTVQGNDTFSAVGYGIDDWIKLSEESGPLEMVAVPGVGNDADYAGVDVKGKIAVVSRGSLSFYDKTMNAAEAGAIGIIVYNNGGSTFYQNQGGWDVPFMLIQTQEGKDLLAAIEAGNNILDVSQTGKKEDAEMGRMTDFTSWGTTPSLDFKPEITAPGGKIYSTLQNDKYGVMSGTSMAAPHVAGGSALVQQYLQSDERFSELTAGERTKLAKVLLMNTADAIDDLYGQPFSPRRQGAGMMQTFAAVNTPAVVVDSQSGEAKVGLKDFTSKQFEMTLTASNLTDEEVTYSVDTSVLTDYFYQVNGDEDYNALIAADMPGAVVDAPETVTVPAGESVDFTVSVDLTNAKIPGQDKAGQETTYDLREDIFVEGFVTLSDANGAEDGQLLPKLNVPYMGFYGEWDRPEILDGFTGLGESRYYDLKYLFKSPSEMLFGAAGNFNYQVPEKGYYAVSPNGDGMYDDVYALPSFLRNADEVHYNVLDENGKFLRRVLLDKDVRKNYYGAGNGSAFTFNPAAAWDGKVKSATVKDGLYYYEIKSVIDYEGADWQSKKIPVYVDTTAPEVKAAYDAETSTVSWEAKDEGTGLEFYTIFVNGTKVAEVAGDVTSHQLTDVPEKALIEVAAVDYGFNIGFDTAAVGDTEMPLIYLEDNGPEPYGAYNSKEVPVKGYVKDDFVIKTITVNGKEIAYTFNEEKGRYEFATTTSFEKDGFYDVIVTALDHSGKDFSISRKVFIDTTAPQITVDAPSKVNKSTDKVTVKLNLKDNFNALSLYVNDNHEYVKPFTSPIDIQKAADELVELTLPLELGVNTFKLRLYDLGGNETVKEFTVERSEAAKNGWKFESNKWYYYDEDVKQTGWVLDGGKWYYLAADGVMKTGWVLDGGKWYFMDKSGAMKTGWVKTGGKWYYLDKSGAMKTGWIQLGGQWYYLNKSGDMQTGWKLINSKWYYFYGSGAMAKSTTIGGYKLGNDGAWIR; translated from the coding sequence ATGAAAAAAAGAAACAAGGGGCGTAAAATCGCCTCTAGTGTACTTGCGTCTGCGTTAGTTCTTTCTAGCTTCAGCTTCCCGCTCACTGGTGCTTCTGCTGCTGAAAATGCATATGCATCAAAAATCAAGCAAATCGAGCAATATAAAGTGAAGCAATTAAAACAGCTGGATGAAAAGTACAAGAAGACAAAAGCATCATTAAAAGCGGAAGATAAAGTTCGCGTAATCGTTGAAGTTGAAGGCCAAACACCTGTAGAGTACGCTACCAAAGAGGGTAAACTATACAAGGAATTATCAGAGGATACTAAATCTTCAATTGCTTCAAAGCTTGAAAAAGCGCAAAAGAGTGTGAAGGATAAGATTAAATCCAATAATATCCGTATGGATCACAAAATGAGTTTTTCCACTGCTTTCAACGGATTCAGCGGGGAAGTAACTTACAAAGATATTGCTAAAATCGAAGGTATTGTCGGAGTAAAGAATGTTTACCTGGCAAATGAATACAATCGTCCTGAAGAAACTCCTGACATGAAGACAAGCCATAACTATATCCAGTCCAACCAGACTTGGGCAGATGCCAACCTTAAAGGCGAAGGGATGATCGTTTCTGTCATTGATACGGGCGTGGATCCTTCCCACAAGGATTTCGTATTGACAGACAAGTCAAAAGCAGAATTATCGAAGGAAGAAACGGATTCTCTAGTTACTGAAGAAGGACTCAAAGGAAAGTTCTATTCGGACAAGGTTCCTTACGGTTATAACTATTATGACCAGAACCAGACAATCCTTGACCTTGGACCAGAAGCTTCCATGCATGGTATGCACGTTGCAGGAACAGTAGCGGCAAATGGTGATGAGGCCACAGGAGGAATCAAGGGTGTAGCTCCCGAAGCACAGGTCCTTGGAATGAAGGTGTTCAGTAATGACCCTAATTACCCATCTACATGGTCTGATGTATACTTGGCCGCAATTGACGACTCTATTAAACTAGGTGCAGATGTCCTGAACATGAGCTTGGGTTCAACTGCATCTTTCTATGAAGAAAACAGTGCAGAAAATCTAGCGATCACTCGTGCGGTTGATAATGGAATCGTCGCTGCTGTATCAGCAGGTAACTCAGGCCACATCGGCTACGGTTGGGACAATCCATACCACAAAAACCCTGATATCGGTTTGGTTGGTGCGCCAGGATTGAACACAGATACCATCCAGGTAGCTGCATCCGGTAATGATGCATACCTTTACCAGCACACTTTTACAGTACAAGGAAACGATACCTTCTCTGCTGTGGGTTACGGAATCGATGATTGGATCAAGCTTTCTGAGGAATCAGGTCCACTTGAAATGGTAGCCGTGCCGGGAGTCGGTAATGATGCCGATTATGCTGGCGTTGATGTAAAAGGAAAAATCGCTGTCGTATCACGTGGTTCACTATCATTCTATGATAAAACAATGAATGCTGCTGAGGCAGGCGCAATCGGAATCATCGTTTATAACAATGGGGGAAGTACTTTCTACCAAAACCAGGGCGGCTGGGATGTTCCGTTCATGCTGATCCAGACTCAGGAAGGAAAGGACCTTCTAGCAGCAATCGAGGCAGGAAATAACATTTTAGATGTAAGTCAGACTGGCAAAAAAGAAGACGCTGAAATGGGCCGCATGACGGATTTCACTTCTTGGGGGACAACTCCTAGTCTTGACTTCAAGCCTGAAATCACGGCTCCGGGCGGAAAAATCTATTCTACACTGCAAAATGACAAGTACGGTGTCATGAGCGGTACATCCATGGCGGCACCGCATGTTGCGGGTGGATCAGCGCTTGTACAGCAATACTTGCAATCTGATGAGCGTTTCAGCGAACTGACTGCTGGAGAAAGAACAAAGCTTGCAAAAGTTCTGCTGATGAATACAGCGGATGCAATCGATGATCTATATGGACAGCCATTCTCGCCTCGTCGCCAGGGTGCTGGCATGATGCAGACATTTGCAGCAGTGAACACTCCTGCGGTTGTTGTCGACAGTCAATCGGGAGAAGCGAAAGTAGGACTTAAAGACTTCACGTCGAAGCAGTTCGAAATGACATTGACTGCTAGCAACCTGACTGATGAAGAAGTCACGTACAGTGTAGACACTAGCGTACTGACTGACTACTTCTATCAAGTAAATGGCGATGAAGACTATAATGCATTGATTGCTGCCGATATGCCAGGTGCAGTGGTTGATGCTCCGGAAACAGTTACAGTACCAGCAGGCGAATCTGTTGATTTCACCGTCAGCGTTGATTTGACAAATGCAAAAATCCCAGGCCAGGATAAGGCTGGACAAGAAACGACTTATGACCTGCGTGAGGATATCTTTGTTGAAGGTTTTGTAACATTGTCTGATGCGAATGGTGCAGAAGATGGACAGCTTCTTCCAAAATTGAATGTACCATACATGGGCTTCTATGGTGAGTGGGATCGTCCTGAAATCCTTGACGGTTTCACGGGTCTGGGCGAATCAAGATACTATGATCTTAAGTACCTATTCAAGTCTCCGAGTGAAATGTTATTTGGTGCTGCAGGTAACTTCAATTACCAGGTGCCGGAAAAAGGTTACTATGCTGTTTCGCCAAACGGTGACGGAATGTACGACGATGTATATGCGCTTCCATCATTCCTAAGAAACGCTGATGAAGTGCATTACAATGTATTGGATGAGAACGGCAAGTTCCTGCGCCGTGTCCTATTGGATAAAGATGTAAGGAAGAACTACTATGGAGCTGGAAATGGTAGTGCATTCACTTTCAACCCTGCAGCTGCCTGGGATGGAAAAGTGAAATCTGCAACTGTAAAAGATGGATTATATTATTATGAAATCAAGTCAGTGATCGATTATGAAGGTGCTGACTGGCAGAGCAAGAAGATCCCAGTATACGTTGATACGACAGCTCCAGAAGTGAAAGCTGCTTATGATGCTGAAACATCAACAGTCAGCTGGGAAGCGAAAGATGAAGGAACAGGCCTAGAGTTTTATACAATTTTTGTCAATGGAACAAAAGTAGCTGAAGTTGCCGGTGATGTAACAAGCCACCAGCTTACGGACGTTCCTGAAAAGGCGTTAATTGAAGTGGCTGCAGTAGACTATGGATTCAATATTGGATTCGATACAGCTGCGGTTGGCGATACTGAAATGCCGCTGATCTACCTTGAAGATAATGGCCCTGAGCCATATGGCGCATATAACAGCAAGGAAGTACCGGTAAAAGGTTATGTTAAAGATGACTTTGTCATCAAAACAATAACTGTCAATGGCAAGGAAATTGCTTATACGTTTAATGAAGAAAAAGGACGTTACGAATTCGCAACGACAACATCTTTTGAGAAAGATGGATTCTACGACGTAATCGTTACAGCTTTGGATCACTCAGGGAAAGACTTCTCTATTTCCCGTAAGGTGTTCATTGACACAACTGCTCCGCAAATTACTGTTGATGCACCAAGTAAGGTTAACAAATCAACTGACAAAGTAACAGTGAAGCTTAACCTTAAAGACAACTTCAATGCGTTATCACTATATGTAAATGATAACCATGAGTACGTAAAGCCGTTCACAAGCCCTATCGATATTCAAAAGGCTGCAGATGAACTTGTAGAATTGACACTTCCGCTAGAACTGGGAGTGAATACATTCAAGCTTCGCCTATACGACCTTGGAGGCAATGAAACGGTAAAAGAATTTACAGTTGAACGCTCTGAAGCTGCCAAGAATGGCTGGAAATTTGAAAGCAATAAGTGGTACTACTATGATGAAGACGTCAAGCAGACTGGATGGGTACTTGATGGCGGCAAGTGGTATTACCTTGCTGCTGACGGGGTAATGAAGACTGGCTGGGTACTTGACGGCGGCAAATGGTACTTCATGGACAAGTCAGGCGCAATGAAAACTGGCTGGGTAAAAACTGGCGGCAAGTGGTACTATCTCGATAAGAGTGGTGCCATGAAGACTGGCTGGATCCAGTTAGGAGGACAGTGGTACTACTTGAATAAATCAGGTGACATGCAAACAGGCTGGAAACTGATTAACTCAAAATGGTATTACTTCTACGGAAGCGGCGCAATGGCAAAAAGCACAACGATTGGCGGATACAAGCTTGGAAATGACGGAGCTTGGATCAGATAG
- a CDS encoding glucosaminidase domain-containing protein has translation MKKAGAILLVLMLSLSLLSPVQASTLPAWKYQNNNWYYIKADGATAKGWILDHNTWYYLGADGVMKTGWLKWSGKWYYLNKSGAMQKNWELINKQWYFFNADGSMKTGWLYNVGQWYYLASGGNMLTGWITWGGEKYFLQSSGAMKTGWLTSGEKIYYFNRSGAMVKGFQSIDGKEYQFSESGELLPETVKITGWHFKDGKWYYYDQIGNKVTGWLTEGGKKYFLNSDGVMLTGWVTDAGKKYYFKSDGSMYTGWLDENQQTFYFGDDGAMLTGWQTLGNERYLFGLDGTASKGLTVYDGKRYYFHQDGKMAIGWLSVDSKTYYLGADGVSRTGWILDGGKWYYLLGTDTLATGWIDVNYKRYYMDGKGIMLTGWLLDQGKWYYLDHPNGDMHYGWITYNGKKYYLDQNGVMVTGDKEIDGHLYQFNNDGSLKEGPVILYSNYSLTQTEMVNIQMTKSPQTDKYRNDKSYISKDFIALSREDSKKGTVTATNLNVREGAGTGFRIVGSLLIGTTVEILGETNGWYEITYGPWKNAKAEDVAYYMNPKNFSQSSDTFYQFLVLSRNAGVSVSEVNSTILNGKGILHNKGQAFVNASIQHGVNEIYLISHALLETGHGTSPLATGILVREVDGKPVEPRVVYNMYGIAAYDGTAEKSGSEYAYKAGWFTPEAAIIGGAKFIGENYINNATYKQDTLYKMRWNPGKPGIHQYATDVAWAAKQVSNISKLYGLLNNYRLYFDVPVYK, from the coding sequence TTGAAAAAAGCAGGTGCAATTTTACTCGTATTGATGCTTAGTCTTTCACTCCTTTCGCCTGTCCAGGCAAGTACATTGCCTGCCTGGAAATATCAAAACAATAATTGGTATTACATAAAAGCGGATGGCGCCACGGCTAAGGGGTGGATATTGGACCATAATACCTGGTATTACCTGGGTGCTGATGGTGTGATGAAAACGGGATGGCTAAAGTGGAGCGGCAAATGGTATTACTTGAATAAGAGCGGTGCCATGCAAAAAAATTGGGAATTAATCAATAAGCAATGGTATTTTTTCAATGCTGACGGTTCGATGAAAACAGGATGGCTGTATAATGTAGGTCAGTGGTACTACCTTGCTTCAGGAGGAAATATGCTTACGGGCTGGATTACCTGGGGCGGCGAAAAGTATTTCCTGCAATCAAGTGGTGCGATGAAAACAGGATGGCTGACATCTGGAGAGAAAATCTATTATTTTAATAGAAGTGGGGCAATGGTAAAAGGGTTTCAATCAATTGATGGCAAAGAGTATCAATTCTCAGAATCTGGTGAACTTCTCCCTGAAACTGTAAAAATTACCGGATGGCATTTTAAAGACGGAAAGTGGTACTACTATGATCAAATCGGAAACAAAGTGACGGGATGGCTTACTGAAGGAGGTAAAAAATATTTCTTGAATAGTGATGGGGTCATGCTGACTGGCTGGGTGACAGACGCTGGCAAGAAATATTATTTTAAGTCAGATGGTTCGATGTATACTGGCTGGTTGGACGAAAATCAGCAAACCTTCTACTTTGGTGATGACGGCGCAATGCTTACGGGATGGCAGACATTAGGGAATGAACGCTATTTGTTCGGTCTGGATGGCACCGCCTCGAAAGGTCTGACTGTATATGATGGAAAAAGGTATTATTTTCATCAGGATGGAAAAATGGCAATTGGCTGGCTTTCTGTTGACAGTAAGACATACTATTTGGGAGCAGATGGTGTATCCAGGACGGGGTGGATTTTGGATGGCGGCAAGTGGTACTACCTTCTTGGGACCGATACTCTTGCAACGGGCTGGATCGATGTAAATTATAAGCGTTACTATATGGATGGAAAAGGAATAATGCTTACAGGTTGGCTTTTGGACCAGGGGAAATGGTATTATCTCGACCACCCAAATGGTGATATGCATTATGGCTGGATAACCTACAATGGAAAGAAATATTATTTGGACCAAAATGGTGTCATGGTGACAGGCGACAAAGAAATAGACGGGCATCTTTACCAATTCAACAATGATGGTTCGTTGAAGGAAGGGCCGGTTATTCTCTATTCGAACTACAGTCTGACCCAGACAGAAATGGTCAATATCCAAATGACGAAGTCACCGCAGACAGACAAGTATCGCAATGATAAATCGTACATCAGCAAAGATTTTATTGCCCTTTCAAGGGAAGATTCAAAAAAGGGAACTGTCACAGCTACCAACCTGAATGTCAGGGAAGGGGCAGGAACTGGTTTTCGAATCGTGGGCAGCCTTCTGATCGGCACGACGGTGGAAATCCTCGGGGAAACGAATGGCTGGTATGAGATAACATATGGTCCATGGAAAAATGCAAAAGCGGAAGACGTAGCATATTATATGAATCCAAAAAATTTCAGCCAGTCCAGCGATACCTTCTATCAATTCCTGGTGCTGTCTCGAAATGCCGGGGTGAGCGTCTCGGAGGTGAATAGCACTATCCTGAATGGAAAAGGGATATTGCATAACAAAGGCCAGGCGTTTGTGAATGCGAGCATCCAGCATGGAGTGAATGAAATTTACCTAATATCCCATGCCCTTTTGGAAACGGGACATGGCACATCGCCGCTGGCAACCGGTATTCTTGTAAGAGAAGTGGACGGGAAGCCTGTTGAACCTAGAGTAGTTTACAATATGTATGGAATCGCGGCATATGATGGAACCGCGGAAAAATCAGGGTCCGAATATGCCTATAAAGCAGGCTGGTTTACTCCTGAAGCTGCGATTATTGGTGGAGCAAAGTTCATTGGGGAAAATTATATTAATAATGCAACTTACAAACAGGACACATTATACAAAATGCGCTGGAATCCTGGTAAACCAGGTATACACCAATATGCAACCGACGTCGCGTGGGCTGCAAAGCAAGTTTCCAACATAAGCAAACTTTATGGCTTACTGAACAATTACAGACTATATTTTGATGTGCCAGTCTATAAGTGA
- a CDS encoding C40 family peptidase, with protein MKKLLMAGMLSCSLLVSGLVGGDKAEASTSGLITNTALDYVGVPYVWGGTTPSGFDCSGFLNYTYDKAGISLPRTTSEIYNATQTISKSSLKEGDLVFFTTYKAGPSHAGIYLGDGKFVHAGGSGVQVDSMSNPYWTKTYYGSKRVLATTVGWSKEDGKWLYYLSDGSKKTGWLKWNSQWYYLDHEGVMKTGWIKWSGDWYYLNADGSMKSGWLKWNNNWYYLNQGGDMKTGWLFSGGKWYYLYSSGEMAYNTTVEGYKVDSSGAWIQ; from the coding sequence ATGAAAAAGTTATTAATGGCAGGTATGCTTTCTTGTTCTTTGTTGGTTAGCGGTTTAGTCGGTGGCGATAAGGCAGAAGCTTCTACGAGTGGATTGATTACAAATACTGCCCTGGATTATGTTGGTGTGCCTTATGTTTGGGGAGGTACAACTCCAAGTGGATTCGATTGTTCAGGTTTTCTTAATTATACATATGATAAGGCGGGAATCTCACTTCCGAGAACGACTTCCGAAATATATAATGCAACTCAAACTATCTCTAAAAGTAGCTTGAAGGAAGGCGACTTGGTTTTCTTTACTACTTATAAAGCGGGTCCTTCACACGCTGGGATTTATTTAGGAGACGGGAAATTCGTACATGCCGGAGGCTCAGGCGTCCAAGTTGATTCAATGTCAAACCCATACTGGACAAAAACATATTATGGATCAAAACGAGTTCTTGCTACGACAGTTGGATGGAGCAAGGAAGATGGCAAGTGGCTTTATTACCTATCTGATGGAAGCAAAAAGACAGGGTGGCTGAAATGGAATAGCCAATGGTACTATCTTGACCATGAGGGTGTGATGAAGACAGGCTGGATCAAGTGGAGCGGAGACTGGTACTATCTCAATGCAGATGGTTCCATGAAGTCAGGGTGGCTGAAATGGAATAATAATTGGTACTATCTTAACCAGGGCGGCGATATGAAGACAGGCTGGTTATTTTCCGGAGGCAAATGGTATTATTTATACTCTAGCGGAGAAATGGCATATAACACCACTGTTGAAGGGTATAAAGTGGATAGCAGCGGCGCATGGATTCAATAA